A DNA window from Lachancea thermotolerans CBS 6340 chromosome G complete sequence contains the following coding sequences:
- the OST6 gene encoding dolichyl-diphosphooligosaccharide--protein glycotransferase (similar to uniprot|Q03723 Saccharomyces cerevisiae YML019W) encodes MRISGLIWLFTLIGLGNCLEWDDVSDLRDADGIIEVTESNYRKLSQGSRNFYSILYVTTSQVTSGGVYCELCDIFEGNVRKASNAMQQQLPEDVNREAVFFKLDVSQCSSFVKEIGLQTIPHMLIYPPPKDEDSFAWSKSVFYQFQITPESAKDPVLFADFLAKILNVYFGVARDFDKEEFFQYFIASLACFFVLKKKILPLIPNKAWFFSLLFSLGVVLASVTGLKFTQINNIPLLAKDEKGNIMFFSGGMGWQFGIEIFSVSTMYIAMGSSVIALIFIPRVKQLNPFLSNAVSLALLALGFYVFAYFTSCFKVKDPGYPFAIL; translated from the coding sequence ATGAGGATCAGCGGGCTTATTTGGCTGTTCACGCTTATAGGATTGGGCAATTGTTTGGAATGGGATGACGTTAGCGATCTTAGGGACGCAGATGGGATTATTGAAGTCACTGAATCCAACTACAGAAAGCTGTCCCAGGGCTCGAGGAATTTCTACTCAATCCTGTACGTGACTACCTCGCAAGTCACGTCGGGAGGCGTTTATTGTGAGCTCTGCGATATATTCGAGGGCAATGTGCGGAAGGCCTCAAATGCCATGCAACAGCAGCTTCCCGAAGACGTCAACAGAGAAGCggtcttcttcaaactgGACGTTTCGCAATGTTCCTCTTTTGTGAAAGAAATCGGCCTACAAACCATACCCCACATGCTGATATACCCCCCACCTAAGGACGAAGATAGCTTCGCATGGTCCAAAAGCGTGTTTTACCAGTTTCAAATTACGCCTGAAAGTGCCAAGGACCCTGTATTGTTTGCAGactttttggcaaagatCCTCAATGTGTATTTCGGCGTCGCGCGGGACTTCGACAAGGAGGAGTTCTTCCAGTATTTTATCGCGTCTTTGGCATGtttctttgtcttgaagaagaagatcttgccTCTGATCCCCAACAAAGCATGGTTTTTTAGCTTGCTCTTTTCTCTGGGCGTGGTGCTTGCGTCTGTGACGGGGTTGAAGTTCACGCAGATTAACAACATACCTTTGCTAGCCAAGGACGAGAAGGGAAACATTATGTTTTTCAGCGGTGGCATGGGATGGCAGTTTGGCATCGAGATTTTCAGCGTGAGCACCATGTACATCGCCATGGGGTCCAGCGTCATAGCGCTGATATTCATACCGCGTGTGAAGCAGCTGAATCCTTTCCTCTCGAACGCGGTGTCGCTGGCGCTTCTGGCACTGGGATTCTACGTGTTCGCCTACTTCACGAGCTGCTTCAAGGTCAAAGATCCCGGATACCCTTTCGCAATACTGTAG
- the LRS4 gene encoding Lrs4p (some similarities with uniprot|Q04087 Saccharomyces cerevisiae YDR439W): MSTLIQLLANYYESVIECERIYYEHVNCSKVQQEPMQRDSLLVKETISLQRQIAQLTADCNQQKRENERLKQVHKTQLALLESKLENARKHSRPKTPDGATRRDKDSKSVHLLSPISKKKPKANGSSNGIAGAHGTPSAGQSNGLRHAIYKNKPTLFDEDASEVAENSNEISFLTSIKGKDKLADIVLPKDTLDSSSDLEEESNDDANTAKKNPEPEQKQKKRRLTKKRIQRVDSDGENHLLSTQGEQ, encoded by the coding sequence ATGAGCACGCTAATCCAGCTGCTTGCAAATTACTACGAATCGGTCATTGAGTGCGAAAGGATATACTATGAGCATGTAAATTGCAGTAAGGTCCAGCAGGAGCCCATGCAGAGGGACTCATTACTCGTGAAGGAGACAATCAGCTTACAACGGCAGATTGCCCAACTGACAGCTGATTGCAACCAGCAAAAGCGTGAAAATGAACGGCTCAAGCAAGTCCACAAGACCCAGCTGGCACTGCTCGAGTCCAAACTCGAAAACGCGCGAAAACATTCGAGGCCCAAAACCCCTGATGGGGCTACGCGTCGCGACAAAGATTCAAAATCAGTGCACCTATTAAGCCCGATtagcaagaagaagccgAAAGCAAATGGAAGCAGTAACGGTATTGCAGGTGCTCATGGTACACCCTCTGCTGGTCAGAGTAATGGCCTGCGACATGCTATATATAAAAACAAGCCGACTCTGTTCGACGAGGACGCAAGCGAAGTTGCTGAGAATTCAAACGAGATATCGTTCCTGACCTCAATTAAGGGCAAGGATAAACTAGCTGATATAGTGCTTCCAAAGGACACATTAGATTCATCCAGCGACctcgaggaagaaagcaatGACGACGCGAATACTGCCAAAAAGAATCCCGAACCCGAgcaaaaacagaaaaagcgCAGGCTCACTAAGAAGAGAATACAGAGGGTAGACAGTGATGGTGAAAATCATTTGCTCTCAACACAGGGCGAACAATGA